GGCTGAGGTGAATTGCCAGATTAAAACCACCACAAATGCTGGCACAGATAGCGGCAGAATTATTGATCGATAAATTCTTACCATTGATGCCTTATCCACTCGGCCAGCTTCAATTAACTCATTTGGAATTGCTTCATAGTAATTTCGGAAAATTAAGGTACAGATAGGAATACCGTAGATAACGTGAGCAAAGACCAGCACATAGATTGATTTATTTATTTCTAAAGTAGTTGCAATTCTCACCAATGGAATCATGATTGCTTGGTATGGAATAAACATTCCAAATAAAAACATGGTGAAGACAAAGTTTGAGCCTCTAAACTTCCATTTAGCAAAAACATATCCATTAATTGAGCCGATAACAGCTGAGATTATTGATGCTTGGACAACAAATAAGAGGGTTCGAACCATTGATTCAGAGATTGATTGTGGGAAGTAATCAGTTCCACTCCATGCCACCGACCAGGCTGAGAAATCTATCTTCTCTGGAAGTTTAAAAGCGTTTATGAGGTAAACATTTTTAACACCTTTAAGTGAGTTAATTACCATCACATAAATTGGCATAACCACTAAGAACCAGATAAATGTCAAAGAAACATAACGGAAGATCAGCCAGAATTTCTCCTTGCCGTTTAATTTGCGCTTCTTATTGCGCACATCATGCTTTGTTGTAATTAAATCGACTATGTCTTTGCTCATCAGCGGTACGCCTGTTGTTTGTTGTTATATCGAAGGTATGGCACAACCACAATTGCAATCATAATTAATAGGACAATGGCAATTGATGTTCCCTTTGCATAATCTCTAGCATCAAAGGTTGCCTCCCACATATAAACAGCTACTACCTGAGTTACATAGGATTTTCCATTAATACCAATAATTAGATCAAAGGCCTTCATAGATATATGGCCCAAAATAATTAAAATTGTAAGAAGTGTTGGCGTCAGCTGTGGAAAGAGAACATGGCGATAAATTTGAGATTCACTAGCACCATCAACTCGTGCAGCTTCTCGCAGATCATCTGGAATACCGCGAAAGCCCGCTAGGAAGAGAGCTAATACATAACCTGACATCTGCCAGATCGCCGGCAGCGCCATTGCATACATCGCACCTTTTTCGGAGACATACCAATCATTTTGTAAGAAACCTAAACCTATTTTTTGCAGAGCAAGATTTAACCCACCCGCCTCTTCATCTCTGGCTGAGTTAAGAATCCAGTTAAATACAGTTCCCATTGCAATAAATGAGATCGCCATTGGATATAAATAAAATGAACGGAAAAATCCCTCACCCTTAATACCTTTTTCAAGCAGTAATGCCATGATAAATCCAGTTACTAACGCGCCTAAAATAAATACGATTGTAAATTTAACTAAATTTGATAGTGAGTGTGTAAAGCGCTCATCTTTGATTAGATCGGTGTAATTCTTTAGCCCAACATACTCAATGGCTTTTTTGCTGCCAGAGTTTTGGTTAGTTAGAGAGACATTTACTGACCACAGGATTAAGCCATAAACAAAGATAACTACGGTAATTATTGAAGGTAATACGAAAAATAAGCCACCAACGCGAGTGCTAAAAGATCGTTTATTCTTGGTTGTTTTACTCACCGAAGCGATCCCCTCATCTTTATAAGTAGCAGGTGGTGGAGCCTAGCGATTGGTTATCTAATTAGAAAACTTTGGTGGGCAATTAATTGCCCACCAAAGTTCTTGTACTACTTTGTTGCTATTAAGCCTTGCCTGCTTCGTAAGCTGCAGCAAGATCCTTAGCAAGTCCGGCGTTATCTTTGAATCCGCCTGAGAAATACTTACCAACGGCTGCGTTGTACTTAGCCATCAGTGCGTTATTTCCATTTACTCCATGAACTGTTGAACCGACTAAGCGATCCTTTGACCAGTCAGAAGAAGCTGATTTTAGATAATCATCGTATAGGGATAGATCAGCATCTGTACGAGCTGAAATTGATCCCTTCTTTGGATTAAATGCATCCTGTCCTGCTTGTGATCCACAAACCTTCAACCATGCAATTGCAGCGTTGCGGTGTGGAGCACCAACTGGAAGTGTGAATGAATCTGATAGCCATTGGTATGTACCAACAGTTCCTGGAGCTGCTGCGAATGTGTAGTCAGTTCCAAGCTTTAGACCATCTGATTGCCACTGAGCAGAAGCCCAGTCACCCATAATGAAGAATCCTGCTTTACCAGAAGTTACTAACTTACCTGCATCTGGCCAATCAAGATTTCCTGCACCCTTATTTCCATAAGAAAGTGCCTTCTGGAAGTTCTTAAGACCGGCAGCAACTTCTGGACCTGTCCATGAAGTTGAACCGTTGTATAGACCTTCGAACTTATCTGCACCCATTGATGCTAGAAGCATCCAGTCAAGAAGGTGAGCAATCGCCCAGTCTCCCTTTCCTGCAAGGGCTAGACCAGTTACGCCAGCCTTCTTAAACTTCTCAAGATCTGCAAAGAATTCATCAAGAGTTGCAGGAGCCTTGGTTACGCCAGCCTTTGTTGCAGTTGCTGGATTCCACCAAAGTACATTTGCTCTGTGAATGTTTACAGGTACTGAGTAAATTTTTCCATCTACAGTAAGAGTCTTAATTAAGTCAGCTGGGAATATCTTGTCCCAACCTTCAGATGCGTACAAAGAAGTTAAATCTTCTAGTTGTCCGCCCTTTACATAACCATCAAGCTCCATACCAGCGTGTGCTTGGAATGAATCAGGTGGCTCGTTAGCATCTAAACGGCTCTGTAGTACAGCCTTTGCGTTTACACCAGCACCACCGGCAACAGCAGCGTTAATAAACTCTGTGTTTGGGTTTTGTGCTGCGTAAACATCGATCATTCCTTGTAGGCCAGCAGCTTCGCCACCAGATGCCCACCAGGTAAAGATTTCAAACTCTGTGTCTTCGTTCGCTGCTTCATCAGATGATGATGAACAACCAGTTACCGCAAGGGCAATAGCTGCTGCAGCTGCAACAAGACGAAATGAACTTCTACGCATTCATTTCTCCATTTCTTCTCTATAGGAAGTGGTACAACGAGGATCGTCGAACCTGAATGAATCTTTGTACTCACCAGTTAGGTAGTCAATCAAGGCGGGCTAATATTTAGTTAATAATCACTTGTTTATCTAAAATTTATCTAAAAGTTATAAAGACTCACGCCCAATGCCTCAAGTAGTACTTAAGGGTCTATAAGTAAGAAGAAAAAGCCCCTAATCTTTAGGCCATGGCCAATAAAGATTACGATTTAGCAAAACTGTCCACCATATTTACCGCAGCCTTAGCCTCTGATTGTTTAGATCATATGGATTTGCGTAATCAAGTTTTAAAACCAGATATCCAAATGCTTTCAGGTGATGGCGTGATGATGGGATACGCATTTCCCGTAAGAGTTGAAGCAGTTTTCACAGCTCCTGATGTGCCATACGTTGGATTACTTAAAGCATTGGACGCAGTTGGCAAAGATCAAGTTTATGTAACACCATCTAATCGAAATAATGGCGGTAATCATCCAGCAGCATTTTGGGGAGAATTACTTTCAACTGCTTGCAAACACAAAGGTGTGGCAGGTGCGTTAACTGATGGACCAGTAAGGGATACCACCAGAATGCAAGCGTTAGGATTTAAAGTTTTTGGTGTGCAAACCTCACCCCTTGATATTAATTCAAGGTATGAAGTGGTTGAACATAATGTGGCAGCCGAGATTGATGGCGTAATGATTAATCCAGGAGATTTAATTGTTGGCGATATTGATGGTGTGGTAATTGTGCCAAAGGCTGCGATCGATGAGGTAATTGCCAGAGTGGAAGAGAAAAACTCTGGGGAGAACTTGTTTAGAAAAGCTGTTAAAGATGGCATGGCTCCAAGTGAGGCATTTGCAAAGTATGGAGTCTTATAAGTGAAACCGATTGTGCAAGTTTCCTTAGATCTAACCGATATTAAAGAGGCGATGGAGATGGCTCACACCGCTATGCGGGCCGGTGTTGATTGGTTAGAGGCTGGTACGCCATTTATTTTGGCTGAAGGATTACATGGCGTGCGCGCCCTTAGAAAAGAGTTTCCTCATATTCCAGTGGTAGCAGATTTAAAAACTATGGATGGTGGATATTTAGAGGCGCAGATGATGGCAAAAGCTGGCGCCACTCATGTTGTTGTAATGGCAAGAGCGCATCCAGAGACAATTAAAGTTGTTGTGCAAGCTGGTAAGGATTACGGCATCACAGTTATGGGAGATAACTTAGGTTGTGAAGATATGGTTGATGGTGCACGTGTGCTTGAAGATTTAGGTTGTGACATGATTATTCATCACATTGGTTATGACGAACGACGTGGCATTGCAGCTAGGGGTGAGGTTGCACCAAATCCACTTGATCAATTAAAAGCAGTTGTTGATGCAGTTGGTATTCCAGTGCAAGCTGTTGGTGGTTTATCACTGGAGCAAGCAATAGCTTGCCCCTCATATGGTGCACCTTTGGTAGTAATTGGCGCCCCTCTTGCTATTGATGCTGATTCATTTTCAAAGGGTGCTGGAAATGTTGAAGAAGTTCTTAGAAAAATTTGTGAAAAGGTTCATGCATATGGTGATATTCCAATTACGCCAAGGGTTAGGTGATTAAAAAATGAAATCTCTAGCAGTTGTTAACTTCTCATCAAAGCCAGGCAGTGTTGAATTACAAGAGATTGAGTATCCACTCTTTGGTGATGATGATGTCATTATGCAGGTGGAGGCGGTAAGTGTTTGTGGCTCAGATCTACATCAATGGCATGGCACAAACTCTTGGGAGGTTAATTACCCAGTTGTCTTAGGACATGAGTTTTGTGGCGTTATAAAAGAGCTAGGTAAAAATGTTAAATCTGCTGGCAAATGGCAGGTTGGTGATCGAGTAGTAACTGAGACTGCTGCGGTAATTGATACCGATTCACCATTATCTAGACAGGGTAAGTACAACTTAGATCCATCTCGTAAAGGATTTGGTTATGGTGTTAATGGCGGCATGACTAGATATGCCAAGGTCGCAGCCCGCTTACTTCACAAAATTCCAACCAACATCTCATTTGATTATGCAGCAATGACTGAGCCATGCGCTGTCGCCTATAGCGCAACCATTGCTCCTGGCTTTGTTCGACCAGGAGATCGAATTGTGGTTTATGGACCTGGTCCAATCGGTGTTTTATGCGCAGCAATGGCGAAATTAGCAGGAGCTGAGGTTGCATTAGTTGGCTTAGAAAAAGATAAAACTAGATTAGAGATTGCAAAATCTTATGGCTGTGAAGTAATTATTGGCGATGCAAGTGAATGGGCAAAAAGTGTTGATGGGTTAGGCGCCGATGGCGTGGTTGATGCGGCTGGTGTTAGTGCTTCATTAAAAAATGCCTTAGCTGTTATCAGGCCAAATGGTTGGATATCAAAGGTTGGCTGGGGACCACAACCATTAGATTTTTCACTTGATCCATTGGTAGCAAAAAATGTCACCTTGCGTGGAAGTTTTTCTCACAACTGGCCAATGTGGGAGCGGGTCTTAAGATTATTAGAAAGTGGAAAATTAGATTTAAAACCAGTTTTAGGTGGAGTATTCCCAATTAAAGATTGGCAGGTTGCATTTGAGAAGATGCAATCTGGTGAGATTTTAAAATCTGTAATTAGGCCTGAGTAAAATGAGATTAAAAGATAAGGTAATAATCATTACCGGTGCAACCTCTGGTATTGGTAGCGCAATTGCAATTAAAGCCGTCAGTGAGGGAGCTAAGGTATTAATCCACGGCATTGATCAGGCTGGTGGGCAAAAGATTGTTGATCAATTAGGAGAAAGCGCCGCCCTTTGTATTGCAGATTTAGCAGATCAATCTGCACCAAAAAAGATTGCAGATGCTGCGATCTCAGCCTTTGGCAAGATTGATGGATTAGTTAATAACGCTGCAATTATTGAGCGAAATAATCTTTTGCAGTTAACGCCTGAGGCCTTTGCAAAAACTATTACAGTTAATTTGCAATCAGCGCTTTTTCTAATTCAAGCTTGCTTTGAACACCTTAAGAAAAGCAAGGGCGCTGTTTTAAATATTGGTTCAATTAATGCCTACAGTGGTGAGTCATCACTTCTGGCATACAGTATTGGCAAAGCGGGCCTGCAAACAATGACTAGAAATTTAGCTAATGCTCATGGCATAGATCAGGTTAGATTTAATTTAATTAATCCTGGCTGGATATTGACGCAGCGTGAGTATGTTGATCAAATTAAAAAAGGAATGCCAGATAAGTGGCCAGAGAAGTTAGGTAAAGAGAATATTCCTTTTGGCGTTATGAGCACACCAGAGCAATTAGCTGCTGCTTGTATTTACTGGTTAGGTGATGAGTCCCGGCCATTTACAGGTTCAGTTGTTGAGTTAGAGCAGTTCTCAATTATTGGCAGAAATCCTGAGAAGTAAATGCCTAAGTTAGCCGCCTTTCCAAAAGGTTTTATCAAGCAATTAGTTTCTGGGCAAATGAGTATTTATGAGTGGATTAAATTAGGCGATGAATTAAATGTTGATGGCCTGGAGTTTTATAACAACTTTGCTGATGTGAAAGATCCATCAAATTGGCCAAAGGTTCGAAAGGCTGTTGAAGATACCGGCATGGTTATTCCAATGATGTGCGCCTCCCCTGATTTCACAATCCCAGATGAGGCTTTGCGAAATAAGGAGATAGAGAAAGAAATTTTTGCAATCGAAATGAGTGCAGCACTCGGTGCTAAATACTGCCGTGTCTTATCTGGGCAGAGGAGAAAAGATATTACTCGGGATGAGGGAATGAAATATGTTGTTGATGCAATTAATGCATGTATTCCAGCAGCCATAGAACATGGCGTGACTTTGATAATTGAAAATCATTACAAAGATGATTTCTGGACCGAGCCAGAGTTTGCGCAAATGATGGATGTCTTTGTTGACTTAGTTTCTCGGATTGATTCACCACATTTTGGAGTTAATTTTGATCCATCAAATGCAATTGCAGCAGGTGAAGAGCCACTTGAGCTATTAGAGAAAGTAAAGCATCGAGTTTTAACTATGCACGCCTCTGATCGCTACCTTGCTAATGGCACCATTGAAGATTTACGCAAAGCAGAGGGCGGGAGTGCTGGTTATGTTTCATTCTTTAAACATGGCGTTATTGGTAAAGGGCTAAATGATTATGATGCGATTTTTAAAACATTAAAAGATGTCGGCTTTGATAGTTGGATCTCAATTGAAGATGGCGTGGATGGCATGGAGCAGATGCACGAAAGCGCAGATTTCTTACGCGAAAAGATTAAAAAGTATTGGCCTAATTACCAGCCACGATAATATTATTTAGCGGCTTACCCTCTGCTAATAAATTTAGCTGTGATTCAAATAAACTTCTTGCCCGTTTATCAAAAGCTGATGAATTGCCACCAACATGTGGTGAAATCAGAACTCCCTTTGCAGACCAAAGTGGATGATCCTTTGGCAGTGGCTCTGGGTCAGTAACATCTAAAGCAGCAGTAATACGACCAGAGTTAAGCTCTTTTAATAACGCATCTGTGTCAACAATGGGCCCGCGAGCAACATTTACCAATAGCGCGCCATCCTTCATTAAGGCTAGGCGTCGAGCATCAAATAAATGTTTACTCTCTTTAGTTAATGGCAAAATCAAAAAAATCACATCAAGAGTTGGTAGGTGTTTATCTAAATCAGAAATTGCAATGGTGTTATCCCGACCGCTTTGCGTGAAGGCAACAATTTCAACTGAAAAACCAGAGAGCATTCTGGCAATGGTTGAACCAATTGAGCCGTAACCAATAATTCCAACTTTGCGATCATTAATTGAGTTATAGGTTTTATTGACCCATTCACCCTGATCTTGATCTCTAATAAATGTAACAAAGCCGCGCAAGGAGGCGATTGCAAGAGCAACTGCTAATTCAGCAGTTGAATCATCATGAATGCCACGGCCATTACACAAAGTAATTCCTGGCCTAAGAAACTCAAGTGCGTCCTCATAACCAGCATTTGGAACTTGTAATACTTTTAAGTTTGGCATTTTCTTAGTTAATTCAAGGGCTGGCCGGCCACCCATATAGGTTGGAACATAAAAGGTAACCTCAGACATATCCCCGGTTGCAGCAGGAGTAGTTGCAGGTGATAGGCGCTTGAAATTACTTGGAACTTTTAAATCATCCCATTGCGTCCAAACTACATGTTCACTCATTATTTAATCCGATCGTTAATATCTTCAGGTGTTAATGCAACTTTGTTAACTAAAGTTCCAATTTGATCAACGATAATGGTAACTACATCCCCTGCCATTAGAGAAATATCAAGAGGTGGCACAATTCCTGTTCCAGTAGAAAGGACTACGCCCACTGGAAAGTGTTGGCATTTAAACAAGTAATCAATTAAGTCATCAAAGCTTCGGTTTAGAGATTTAAGTGAGGTCTCTGCCTGCCAAACAATTGAGCCAGCTCTTTCAATCTTGGCATATATATCTAACTTGTCATGATCAACAATTTCCCAAATCGGTCTAATCATTGGTCCTAATGCATTTGATCCGTAGTAAATCTTTGCTTGCGAAAGATAAAGTGGATTCTCTCCTTCAATGTTTCTTGAAGTCATATCATTACAAATACTCATGCCAATTAGCTCACCAAATTTATTCATCACAATTGCTACCTCAGGCTCTGGCACGGAGGTTTGAGCATCGGCTCGAATTCCAACCTCACCCTCATGACCAACAGTTCTGCGAGCAGTTGCTTTAAAAAATAACTCTGGTCTATCTGCTTCATAAACTAATTGGTAAACATCCGGAATATCACTCTCTTCTTTTCGAGCATCCCTTGAGCGTTGATAGGTAACGCCTGCTCCCCAAACCTCAGTATCGATTGCAACTGGTGCTACTAATTTACCTTTTACTTCAGTGCTGCCTGCTGCATCGTAGGCTTTTCTAAAATCAGCCATATGTAATGAAAGCGCGTCAGATAAATTTTTAATCTTCTCTATTTCAAAGTACTTGCCATTTATCTCTTTGACTAAGTGATAAGGATTAGATGGAGTTTGAATTACCGCTAAATGGCTCATCTATTAGAGTTCAATTCGATTCACTAAGCCAGACTCCTCAAGTGCGTCCCACACAGCAGCTGGAATATCACGATCAAAGTCGGCAATATTTGAAGTTAACTCTTTAACTGTTCTAGATCCAGTTAGCACTGAGGTGACAGCAGGATGGCGAAGTGGGAATTGAATAGCTGCTGCAGTAAGTGGAATGTGAAAATCACCAAGCAGTTGCTTGATTTGTTGCGCGCGTTTAATTAATTCATCACTTGCAGGTGCATAATCAAATGTTGCACCGGCAACTGGGTTTGCCAAAATTCCTGAGTTATAAACACCACCAATTACTACTGCGGTATTTTTCTTTTTACACTCTTTAAATAAGTGTTCTTGGGCTGATTGATCAAGGAGTGAGAATCTGCCAGCAATTAAAATAATATCTAGATCCATCTCTTTAACTGCCTTAATAGATGGTGCGCAGTAATTCATACCGACACCAATTCCTTTTAAAACACCCTGGGAGCGAAGTTCATCTAGAACTCCATAAGACTTCTCGATTGCTTCACCAATTCGATCATCAGCATCATGAATATAGGCAATGTCAAAGGAAGAAACATTTAAACGCTTTAGGCTATCTTCGATTGAGCGAAGAATTCCATCCCGTGAAAAGTCAAAAACTGGAATTACATTTGGATCAATATCGGCAAAGCTACCTAGTGAATCATCAATTACTTTTTTGTTTGGATCAATTTTTTCAAGTACGCGCCCAACCTTGGTTGAGAGCACAAATGGTTTTCCTGATTTATTTAAGGCAGCGCCTAATCTTTTTTCAGCAATTCCATAGCCATATAAAGGTGCGGTATCGAAGTAATTAATTCCGGCATCTACTGCTGCCAAAATTGTTGACTCCGCTTCAGAGTCGGCAACAGAAGTAAATAAGCCACCAAGGGGCGCGGTTCCTAGCGCAAGCTTTGTTACGTAACGATCTATGCGTGAAATTTTTACTAATTCGCTATGACGGGCCATATTCACAATAGTATAGGAGCGTGTTGGAATAGTGAATACTGTTCGCCTACTGAGATAGCAGATCGGAAGATAAAGATTATGGAAAAAGAGTTTGCAGGCTTAACCGCAATTATCACCGGAGCCGGCTCTGGTATTGGCCTTGAGGTTGCAAAGGGACTTAAAGAGCGAGGCGCAACTGTATTTGGTTTTGATATTAATCCAGGTGAAATGGCAGCCTATGCAACATATGTAAAGTGCGATATTGGTGATGCCACCTCAGTTGAATCAGCTTTTAATGAGTTTAAGAAATCAAGTAAAGGTTTAGATATCTTAATTAACAATGCTGGAATTGGTTCGCTAACAACAGTTGAGCATGAAACAGATGAGATTTGGCATAAAGTTTTAAACATCAATGTGGTGGGAACAGCTCGAGTATCCAAGCAAGCGATTCCGCTACTTCGTGCCAGTAAGCATGCAGCCATTGTTAATACCGCATCAATTGCTGCCACAGATGGAATTCCAAATCGCGCAGCTTATAGTGCGTCAAAGGGTGCGGTTATGACTTTAACTCTTGCAATGGCAACTGATCACTTAGCCGATGGCATTCGGGTTAACGCCGTAAACCCAGCAACAACTGATACACCTTGGGTTAAGCGATTGTTAGATCAATCAGAGGATGCGCAAGCTGCTCGAGTTGCACTAGAGGCGCGGCAGCCAATGGGACGACTTGTCTCCCCTACTGAAATTGCTAGCGCGATTATATTTTTAGCGAGCCCCTTGCAAGCATCAGTTACTGGCACCGCAATCAGTATTGATGGCGGTATGCACTCATTGAGAATTCCTAAAAAATGAATCCATTAAACAATTATCGGTTTGGCTCTTATGCAATCTTGGCGATGGGCTTGATTAATCTGCGATATCAAACTGGAAATGATTCAAATCTTTCTAAAAGTTTAGTTTTAATAATCCTTGGCGCAGTGGCATTTATTGCAACATTTATCCCAGCACTTAAAGCACTTTTGCTCAAGCGAGTGAGCAAAATGCTCGCACTTATCATTCTCGTCTTGGCAATTGCATATGGATTTCTAATCTAATTAAATGCAACTTGAGGATATTAAAAACCGCTGGAATGAGGTCTTAGATCTCCTTTTGGAGATGGATCGAGTTACCTGGCTTTCATTCTTTGATGCCAGATTGGTTTCATTTGAAAACAACCAATTAACCTTAGATTTTGCTGATAGTCAAAAGTTTGCAAACCCCCATGATTTTAAGAAAACTCGTAATCCATCCCACACTAAATCTTTAATTGAAGCGATTGAAAGGGTTTTTGGCTTTACACCCACAATAATAGAGCGGTGAAAAGAGTTGCATTCTTCCTAGCTCTAGTCGTAATTGCTACTGGCTTTAATCCGGCTGCAAACAGTGCAACTGCAAAAACATCTCTAACATTAAAAGTTGAGAGCACGCCAAATGCTGGTGAATCTTTAGTTACCTTTTATGGTCAGGTGAAGCCGGCGGCAAAAGGTGCAATCACTATTGATACCTTTGATGGTGTGGCGTGGAAGGCGACGCCATTAAAAACTACATCAGCAGCAAGTGGAGCTTGGCGAATTACAACAGTTGCCACTGCGATTAAGGCAGAAGGTCAATACCGTGCTCAAGTAGTCATCGGTAAAAAGAAAACACTTTCTAAGAATGCAAACTTTAAAGTTGATTTAACAAAAACCTTT
The Candidatus Nanopelagicus limnes DNA segment above includes these coding regions:
- a CDS encoding RraA family protein, producing MANKDYDLAKLSTIFTAALASDCLDHMDLRNQVLKPDIQMLSGDGVMMGYAFPVRVEAVFTAPDVPYVGLLKALDAVGKDQVYVTPSNRNNGGNHPAAFWGELLSTACKHKGVAGALTDGPVRDTTRMQALGFKVFGVQTSPLDINSRYEVVEHNVAAEIDGVMINPGDLIVGDIDGVVIVPKAAIDEVIARVEEKNSGENLFRKAVKDGMAPSEAFAKYGVL
- a CDS encoding 2-hydroxyacid dehydrogenase, whose translation is MSEHVVWTQWDDLKVPSNFKRLSPATTPAATGDMSEVTFYVPTYMGGRPALELTKKMPNLKVLQVPNAGYEDALEFLRPGITLCNGRGIHDDSTAELAVALAIASLRGFVTFIRDQDQGEWVNKTYNSINDRKVGIIGYGSIGSTIARMLSGFSVEIVAFTQSGRDNTIAISDLDKHLPTLDVIFLILPLTKESKHLFDARRLALMKDGALLVNVARGPIVDTDALLKELNSGRITAALDVTDPEPLPKDHPLWSAKGVLISPHVGGNSSAFDKRARSLFESQLNLLAEGKPLNNIIVAGN
- a CDS encoding zinc-binding dehydrogenase; amino-acid sequence: MKSLAVVNFSSKPGSVELQEIEYPLFGDDDVIMQVEAVSVCGSDLHQWHGTNSWEVNYPVVLGHEFCGVIKELGKNVKSAGKWQVGDRVVTETAAVIDTDSPLSRQGKYNLDPSRKGFGYGVNGGMTRYAKVAARLLHKIPTNISFDYAAMTEPCAVAYSATIAPGFVRPGDRIVVYGPGPIGVLCAAMAKLAGAEVALVGLEKDKTRLEIAKSYGCEVIIGDASEWAKSVDGLGADGVVDAAGVSASLKNALAVIRPNGWISKVGWGPQPLDFSLDPLVAKNVTLRGSFSHNWPMWERVLRLLESGKLDLKPVLGGVFPIKDWQVAFEKMQSGEILKSVIRPE
- a CDS encoding fumarylacetoacetate hydrolase family protein, producing MSHLAVIQTPSNPYHLVKEINGKYFEIEKIKNLSDALSLHMADFRKAYDAAGSTEVKGKLVAPVAIDTEVWGAGVTYQRSRDARKEESDIPDVYQLVYEADRPELFFKATARRTVGHEGEVGIRADAQTSVPEPEVAIVMNKFGELIGMSICNDMTSRNIEGENPLYLSQAKIYYGSNALGPMIRPIWEIVDHDKLDIYAKIERAGSIVWQAETSLKSLNRSFDDLIDYLFKCQHFPVGVVLSTGTGIVPPLDISLMAGDVVTIIVDQIGTLVNKVALTPEDINDRIK
- a CDS encoding ABC transporter substrate-binding protein, translating into MRRSSFRLVAAAAAIALAVTGCSSSSDEAANEDTEFEIFTWWASGGEAAGLQGMIDVYAAQNPNTEFINAAVAGGAGVNAKAVLQSRLDANEPPDSFQAHAGMELDGYVKGGQLEDLTSLYASEGWDKIFPADLIKTLTVDGKIYSVPVNIHRANVLWWNPATATKAGVTKAPATLDEFFADLEKFKKAGVTGLALAGKGDWAIAHLLDWMLLASMGADKFEGLYNGSTSWTGPEVAAGLKNFQKALSYGNKGAGNLDWPDAGKLVTSGKAGFFIMGDWASAQWQSDGLKLGTDYTFAAAPGTVGTYQWLSDSFTLPVGAPHRNAAIAWLKVCGSQAGQDAFNPKKGSISARTDADLSLYDDYLKSASSDWSKDRLVGSTVHGVNGNNALMAKYNAAVGKYFSGGFKDNAGLAKDLAAAYEAGKA
- a CDS encoding orotidine 5'-phosphate decarboxylase / HUMPS family protein gives rise to the protein MKPIVQVSLDLTDIKEAMEMAHTAMRAGVDWLEAGTPFILAEGLHGVRALRKEFPHIPVVADLKTMDGGYLEAQMMAKAGATHVVVMARAHPETIKVVVQAGKDYGITVMGDNLGCEDMVDGARVLEDLGCDMIIHHIGYDERRGIAARGEVAPNPLDQLKAVVDAVGIPVQAVGGLSLEQAIACPSYGAPLVVIGAPLAIDADSFSKGAGNVEEVLRKICEKVHAYGDIPITPRVR
- a CDS encoding SDR family oxidoreductase, whose product is MRLKDKVIIITGATSGIGSAIAIKAVSEGAKVLIHGIDQAGGQKIVDQLGESAALCIADLADQSAPKKIADAAISAFGKIDGLVNNAAIIERNNLLQLTPEAFAKTITVNLQSALFLIQACFEHLKKSKGAVLNIGSINAYSGESSLLAYSIGKAGLQTMTRNLANAHGIDQVRFNLINPGWILTQREYVDQIKKGMPDKWPEKLGKENIPFGVMSTPEQLAAACIYWLGDESRPFTGSVVELEQFSIIGRNPEK
- a CDS encoding sugar phosphate isomerase/epimerase family protein, giving the protein MPKLAAFPKGFIKQLVSGQMSIYEWIKLGDELNVDGLEFYNNFADVKDPSNWPKVRKAVEDTGMVIPMMCASPDFTIPDEALRNKEIEKEIFAIEMSAALGAKYCRVLSGQRRKDITRDEGMKYVVDAINACIPAAIEHGVTLIIENHYKDDFWTEPEFAQMMDVFVDLVSRIDSPHFGVNFDPSNAIAAGEEPLELLEKVKHRVLTMHASDRYLANGTIEDLRKAEGGSAGYVSFFKHGVIGKGLNDYDAIFKTLKDVGFDSWISIEDGVDGMEQMHESADFLREKIKKYWPNYQPR
- a CDS encoding aldo/keto reductase; protein product: MARHSELVKISRIDRYVTKLALGTAPLGGLFTSVADSEAESTILAAVDAGINYFDTAPLYGYGIAEKRLGAALNKSGKPFVLSTKVGRVLEKIDPNKKVIDDSLGSFADIDPNVIPVFDFSRDGILRSIEDSLKRLNVSSFDIAYIHDADDRIGEAIEKSYGVLDELRSQGVLKGIGVGMNYCAPSIKAVKEMDLDIILIAGRFSLLDQSAQEHLFKECKKKNTAVVIGGVYNSGILANPVAGATFDYAPASDELIKRAQQIKQLLGDFHIPLTAAAIQFPLRHPAVTSVLTGSRTVKELTSNIADFDRDIPAAVWDALEESGLVNRIEL
- a CDS encoding carbohydrate ABC transporter permease, whose product is MSKTTKNKRSFSTRVGGLFFVLPSIITVVIFVYGLILWSVNVSLTNQNSGSKKAIEYVGLKNYTDLIKDERFTHSLSNLVKFTIVFILGALVTGFIMALLLEKGIKGEGFFRSFYLYPMAISFIAMGTVFNWILNSARDEEAGGLNLALQKIGLGFLQNDWYVSEKGAMYAMALPAIWQMSGYVLALFLAGFRGIPDDLREAARVDGASESQIYRHVLFPQLTPTLLTILIILGHISMKAFDLIIGINGKSYVTQVVAVYMWEATFDARDYAKGTSIAIVLLIMIAIVVVPYLRYNNKQQAYR
- a CDS encoding carbohydrate ABC transporter permease, giving the protein MSKDIVDLITTKHDVRNKKRKLNGKEKFWLIFRYVSLTFIWFLVVMPIYVMVINSLKGVKNVYLINAFKLPEKIDFSAWSVAWSGTDYFPQSISESMVRTLLFVVQASIISAVIGSINGYVFAKWKFRGSNFVFTMFLFGMFIPYQAIMIPLVRIATTLEINKSIYVLVFAHVIYGIPICTLIFRNYYEAIPNELIEAGRVDKASMVRIYRSIILPLSVPAFVVVLIWQFTSAWNDFLFAIFLTGGSPKLSVATTALNFITGSSNQVYYGVNMTASLIVSLPTLIVYVFLGRYFLRGLLSGSLKG